A genomic stretch from Amycolatopsis sp. 195334CR includes:
- the ppgK gene encoding polyphosphate--glucose phosphotransferase, whose protein sequence is MTATRGFGIDIGGSGIKGALVDLENGKLIGDRLRIDTPRPATPDAVADVVAEIVGEFGWAGPVGITLPAVIKKGVAMTAANIDPSWIGTDADALFAKRLGRGVDEIAMLNDADAAGMAEIRFGDPAARKGVTALLTFGTGIGSAVFLDGRLVPNTELGHLEVDGHDAEKKAAASVKDNEGLSYPEWSKRVDRYLSVLENLIWPDLFIVGGGVSKKSEKWVPLLEIRTPIVVASLQNNAGIVGAAAAAVEGIEH, encoded by the coding sequence ATGACGGCGACCCGAGGGTTCGGCATCGACATCGGCGGCAGCGGGATCAAGGGCGCCCTGGTCGACCTGGAGAACGGCAAGCTCATCGGCGACCGGCTCCGGATCGACACGCCGCGCCCCGCCACCCCGGACGCGGTGGCGGACGTGGTGGCCGAGATCGTCGGGGAGTTCGGCTGGGCCGGCCCGGTGGGGATCACCCTGCCCGCGGTGATCAAGAAGGGCGTCGCGATGACCGCGGCGAACATCGACCCGAGCTGGATCGGCACCGACGCCGACGCGCTGTTCGCCAAGCGGCTCGGGCGCGGGGTGGACGAGATCGCCATGCTCAACGACGCGGACGCGGCGGGCATGGCCGAAATCCGCTTCGGTGACCCGGCCGCGCGCAAGGGCGTGACCGCGCTGCTCACCTTCGGCACCGGTATCGGCAGCGCGGTGTTCCTCGACGGCAGGCTGGTGCCCAACACCGAACTGGGCCACCTCGAGGTCGACGGGCACGACGCGGAGAAGAAGGCGGCCGCCTCGGTCAAGGACAACGAGGGCCTGTCCTACCCGGAGTGGTCGAAGCGGGTCGACCGGTACCTCTCCGTGCTGGAGAACCTGATCTGGCCGGATCTGTTCATCGTCGGCGGCGGCGTCAGCAAGAAGTCCGAGAAGTGGGTCCCGCTGCTCGAGATCCGCACCCCGATCGTGGTCGCCTCGCTGCAGAACAACGCCGGGATCGTCGGCGCGGCCGCCGCGGCCGTGGAGGGTATCGAGCACTGA
- a CDS encoding inositol monophosphatase family protein produces the protein MESISTQLTVTAERVAAEAAERVLTAREKVLAGGSVLVDTKSSETDVVTAVDRESERFVRARLAELRPGEPVLGEEDGGELADGGVTWVVDPIDGTVNFLYGYPWFAVSLAAQVDGVSVAGAVVEPVSGRRWTATRGGGAYLDGRPLRAGTPERLELALVGTGFAYDRERRTRQAGLVASLLGRVRDIRRGGAASLELCAVAAGWTDAFFEHGLNRWDWAAGALLATEAGAVVHLPGSAPDLGEDLTFAAAAPIADALRAALAEGGSARI, from the coding sequence ATGGAGTCGATATCGACGCAACTGACGGTGACCGCGGAACGGGTCGCCGCCGAGGCCGCCGAACGGGTGCTGACCGCTCGGGAGAAGGTGCTCGCCGGCGGATCCGTGCTGGTGGACACGAAGTCCAGTGAAACCGATGTGGTGACCGCGGTCGACCGCGAGTCGGAGCGTTTCGTCCGCGCCAGGCTGGCCGAACTGCGGCCGGGGGAGCCGGTGCTCGGCGAGGAGGACGGCGGCGAACTGGCCGACGGCGGGGTCACCTGGGTGGTCGACCCGATCGACGGCACGGTGAACTTCCTCTACGGCTACCCCTGGTTCGCCGTCTCGCTGGCCGCGCAGGTGGACGGGGTGTCGGTGGCCGGTGCGGTGGTCGAACCGGTCAGCGGGCGCCGCTGGACGGCCACCAGGGGCGGCGGGGCGTACCTGGACGGGCGGCCGCTGCGGGCGGGCACGCCGGAGCGCCTGGAGCTGGCGCTGGTGGGCACGGGCTTCGCCTACGACCGGGAACGCCGGACGCGCCAGGCGGGGCTGGTGGCGTCGCTGCTGGGGCGCGTGCGGGACATCCGGCGGGGTGGTGCGGCTTCGCTGGAACTGTGCGCGGTGGCGGCCGGGTGGACCGACGCCTTCTTCGAGCACGGGCTGAACCGGTGGGACTGGGCCGCGGGTGCGCTGCTGGCGACCGAGGCCGGGGCGGTGGTCCACCTGCCGGGGTCCGCGCCGGACCTGGGGGAGGACCTCACCTTCGCGGCCGCGGCACCGATCGCGGACGCGCTGCGGGCGGCACTGGCCGAGGGCGGCAGCGCCCGGATCTGA
- the cei gene encoding envelope integrity protein Cei, translating into MASGNGKSRLYRKRRPWPALIVIGVLGVIAMGVWINALLTKDDINDAIRCEPAPVAPEGVTYTPVAHDALDDTAPIPPGKISLKVLNAGGTRGQGAITTATLRELGFTEAADPANDPAYESTEAKCRGQIRYGENGRAAARTLSLVDPCVELVEDNRQDASVDLSIGTKFGDPRPNQAGLDILKELSDWSSKNQESDSGGNEQSTGQTAPTIEKDRLAAARTGYC; encoded by the coding sequence GTGGCGTCGGGGAACGGGAAGTCACGGCTGTATCGCAAACGGCGGCCGTGGCCCGCGCTGATCGTCATCGGCGTGCTCGGGGTGATCGCGATGGGCGTGTGGATCAACGCCCTGCTCACCAAGGACGACATCAACGACGCGATCCGGTGCGAACCGGCGCCGGTGGCCCCGGAGGGCGTGACCTACACCCCGGTGGCGCACGACGCGCTCGACGACACCGCGCCGATCCCGCCGGGCAAGATCTCGCTGAAGGTGCTCAACGCCGGCGGCACCCGCGGCCAGGGCGCGATCACCACGGCGACGCTGCGCGAACTCGGCTTCACCGAGGCCGCGGACCCGGCGAACGACCCGGCCTACGAGAGCACCGAAGCCAAGTGCCGCGGCCAGATCCGCTACGGCGAGAACGGCCGCGCCGCCGCGCGCACGCTGAGCCTGGTGGACCCGTGCGTGGAACTGGTGGAGGACAACCGGCAGGACGCCAGCGTCGACCTGAGCATCGGCACCAAGTTCGGCGACCCGCGGCCGAACCAGGCCGGGTTGGACATCCTCAAGGAGCTGAGCGACTGGTCCAGCAAGAACCAGGAGTCGGACTCCGGCGGCAACGAGCAGTCCACCGGGCAGACCGCCCCGACGATCGAGAAGGACCGCCTGGCCGCGGCCCGCACCGGCTACTGCTGA
- a CDS encoding DUF4193 domain-containing protein, with the protein MATDYDAPRRSEADELAEDSLEELKARRNENQSGVVDVDEDATAENFELPGADLSGLSGEDLTVKVVPKQADEFTCSVCFLVHHRSRLAEESGGRMICRDCA; encoded by the coding sequence ATGGCGACCGACTACGACGCTCCGCGCCGCAGCGAGGCCGACGAGCTGGCCGAAGACTCGTTGGAGGAGCTGAAGGCGCGCCGGAACGAGAACCAGTCCGGTGTCGTCGACGTGGACGAGGACGCGACGGCCGAGAACTTCGAGCTGCCCGGGGCTGACCTCTCCGGGCTCTCGGGGGAGGACCTGACCGTCAAGGTGGTGCCCAAGCAGGCCGACGAGTTCACTTGCTCGGTCTGCTTCCTGGTGCACCACCGCAGCAGGCTCGCGGAGGAGAGCGGCGGGCGGATGATCTGCCGCGACTGCGCGTGA